The genomic segment GCCGAACATCGAGGTCAGCAGCCCGATCATGGTGGTCACGAAGACGAACTGGATGGTGCGGGTCAGGCCGGGGACGATCACGTGCCGGAGGAGCCGCGGCAGCGCGGCGCCGTCGATGCGCGCGGCGTCGAGCAGCGAGGGGTCGAGCGTCGCGAACCCGGCGAGGAACACCACCAGCGCCATCCCGAAGGTCGCCCAGACGTGCACGCCGACGACCGCGAAGAGCGCGACGTCCGGATCACCGAGCCAGTCGACCGGGCCGAGGCCGACGGTGCCGAGCAGGGCGTTGGCCGGACCGTCGAAGGCCAGCAGCAGGTTGAAGATCGCCCCGGCGATCACCGGCGACAGCACCGCGGGGAAGAAGTAGACGCCGCGGAAGAGCCGGTGTCCCGGCACGCGCAGGTAGATGAAGGTCGCGAGCAGCCCGGGGATCGCGACCGCCACCGGCAGCAACAACACCAGCAGGCCCACGTTCCGCAGCGCGCCGAGGAAGAGCGGGTCGTCGAAGAGGGTCGCGTAGTTGTCCAGTCCCACGGC from the Amycolatopsis magusensis genome contains:
- a CDS encoding carbohydrate ABC transporter permease → MPPAGRRLRAERLAPYALVAPAVLVVVALRLYPLALGVNFSFTGDGERDGTAVGLDNYATLFDDPLFLGALRNVGLLVLLLPVAVAIPGLLATFIYLRVPGHRLFRGVYFFPAVLSPVIAGAIFNLLLAFDGPANALLGTVGLGPVDWLGDPDVALFAVVGVHVWATFGMALVVFLAGFATLDPSLLDAARIDGAALPRLLRHVIVPGLTRTIQFVFVTTMIGLLTSMFGLLYVMTGGGPGGATYLPEYYIWIQQGQLDRPALASAASTVLFLVMVVVGLLQISLLRRSGRVD